Proteins encoded in a region of the Haloarcula sp. CBA1129 genome:
- a CDS encoding branched-chain amino acid ABC transporter permease, whose translation MSDEPRDATATAAADADAEVTGGLADRWASFRDREISTVLLTVVGVAVFPFLFNNFLDGYTQLATLMLIYGIFAVGFDILLGYTGLLSFGHAVFFGGAAYAAGIFSASVSTSPLLVLLAGTVFAVLLAWIVGFLSLRRGGIYFAILTLTFGQMSFYLAASPLAFLTNGENGFTSVDIGHLLGVIDIHGGVPFPLTMLVDNMLYVFVAVMTVLSVAMANRILHSPYGTVFRAIRENERRAEFVGLDVWRYKLMAFIISAAFAGIAGSLFAIEGNYVPLQSLYWTESGRIVIMTVLGGVGSLFGPLFGAGLYLYIENIVSGFETLGPFWHLILGVVFVVAVVLFPNGIWGGIDYVRDMVVGGEDE comes from the coding sequence ATGAGCGACGAACCGCGCGACGCGACCGCCACGGCAGCGGCCGACGCGGATGCGGAGGTCACCGGCGGGCTTGCCGACCGGTGGGCCAGCTTCCGCGACCGGGAGATATCGACGGTGCTGCTCACAGTTGTGGGCGTGGCCGTCTTCCCGTTCCTGTTCAACAACTTCCTCGACGGCTACACGCAGCTGGCGACGCTGATGCTCATTTACGGCATCTTCGCCGTCGGGTTCGACATCCTGCTGGGATACACCGGCCTGCTATCGTTCGGCCACGCCGTCTTCTTCGGCGGCGCGGCCTACGCCGCTGGTATCTTCAGTGCAAGCGTCAGTACCTCGCCGCTGCTGGTGCTGCTCGCCGGCACGGTGTTCGCGGTACTACTGGCGTGGATTGTCGGCTTCCTGTCGCTGCGCCGCGGCGGGATTTACTTCGCTATCCTGACGCTGACGTTCGGCCAGATGTCGTTCTATTTGGCGGCATCGCCGCTGGCCTTCCTCACGAACGGTGAGAACGGCTTCACCTCCGTGGACATCGGCCACCTGCTGGGCGTCATCGACATCCACGGCGGCGTGCCGTTCCCGCTGACGATGCTGGTCGACAACATGCTGTACGTGTTCGTCGCCGTCATGACGGTGCTGTCAGTCGCGATGGCGAATCGCATCCTGCACTCACCATACGGAACCGTGTTCCGCGCTATTCGGGAGAACGAGCGACGGGCGGAGTTCGTCGGGCTGGACGTCTGGCGGTACAAACTGATGGCGTTCATCATCTCGGCGGCCTTCGCCGGCATCGCCGGGAGCCTGTTCGCCATCGAGGGGAACTACGTGCCGCTGCAGTCACTGTACTGGACCGAGTCCGGTCGCATCGTCATCATGACCGTCCTCGGCGGTGTTGGGTCGCTGTTCGGGCCGCTGTTCGGCGCCGGGCTGTACCTGTACATCGAAAACATTGTCAGCGGGTTCGAGACGCTCGGCCCGTTCTGGCATCTCATCCTCGGTGTTGTGTTCGTCGTCGCTGTCGTCCTCTTCCCCAACGGCATCTGGGGCGGTATCGACTACGTTCGTGATATGGTTGTCGGAGGTGAAGACGAATGA
- a CDS encoding ABC transporter ATP-binding protein, whose translation MTVLKTEQLTKQFGGLTAVDEVDLEIEQGEGVSLIGPNGAGKSTFINLVTRRLEPSYGEIAFQGDSIIGMDPHEVVQRGMSKSFQTASIFPELTVKENATIAALAAEHGSFRFNFFRHQNSYPAVDELANEVLESVGLYDERENNADSLDYGNKRRLELGIALAAEPDMLLMDEPTAGMSPDETKSTVKLIKRVKEELDLTFLLVEHDMEIVFDISDRIVVLNRGSVIAEGTPTEVQNDPAVQEAYLGGVEE comes from the coding sequence ATGACGGTTCTCAAAACGGAACAGCTCACCAAGCAGTTCGGCGGCCTCACGGCCGTCGACGAGGTGGATCTGGAGATCGAACAGGGCGAAGGTGTGAGCCTCATCGGCCCCAACGGCGCGGGGAAATCAACGTTTATCAACCTCGTCACCCGGCGGCTCGAACCGAGCTACGGTGAAATCGCCTTCCAAGGAGATTCCATCATCGGGATGGACCCACACGAAGTCGTCCAGAGAGGGATGAGTAAGTCCTTCCAGACAGCCTCTATCTTCCCCGAGCTGACCGTCAAGGAGAACGCAACCATCGCGGCGCTGGCGGCCGAGCACGGCTCGTTCCGGTTCAACTTCTTCCGGCACCAGAACAGCTACCCGGCGGTCGATGAACTGGCGAACGAGGTCCTCGAGTCGGTCGGCCTCTACGACGAGCGGGAGAACAACGCCGACAGCCTCGACTACGGGAACAAGCGCCGGCTCGAACTCGGCATCGCGCTGGCCGCCGAGCCGGACATGCTGCTGATGGACGAGCCGACCGCCGGCATGAGCCCCGACGAGACCAAGTCGACCGTCAAACTCATCAAGCGAGTCAAGGAGGAACTCGATCTGACCTTCCTGCTGGTCGAACACGACATGGAGATTGTCTTCGACATCTCCGACCGCATTGTCGTCCTCAACCGCGGGTCAGTTATCGCGGAAGGGACGCCGACAGAGGTACAGAACGACCCTGCAGTACAGGAAGCGTACCTAGGAGGTGTCGAAGAATGA